Sequence from the Candidatus Marsarchaeota archaeon genome:
AATACGATGAAGAATATTGCGAAGGCGTACCAAAGGCCCTTCCTGTGCTCGTCGAGCTTGTGCATGAATATGAGAAGCAAAAGATATATCATGGCGAATACAGGGGATATGAAAAACAGCCCTACGCCTATGGCAAGCATTGTGTAGAGCTTTGCGTTGTGCATCGGGTGCGGGTCGAACAGGTCCTTGTAGTTCGTGCGTGTGAATATCTCGTATACAAAGCCGCCGGCTATGCCGAACACTATTGCCAGTATTATGCCTACGAACGAACCTGCTATGATTAGTATGGTGCCTATTGCCACCAGGATGCTTATTATTATTGCCTCTGCGTGCTTTAGCTTGAAGCCGTTATTGAATATGTATATGGCTTCTCCAAGCATTATGCAGAACAGCAGTATGTAAGCCACGCCGAAGTGGGGAAGGTATTTTACTTCTGAAAAGCCTGCAAACATTAACGGCGTAGCTATGGCCATGTACAGTATTGAGGTCTCGCTTTTCTTGTAGAATATGCTTAGGGCTATGAGCACCAAGGCGGCAATGCTTATGATCCATATCAGGATTGGCACGCCGGCTATTGAAGCGCCTATGAACCCGAAGCCTTCCGCCCCGAAGTTGTACAGTGCGCCTGTAGGTATGAACTCCTCGACAGTCATGAACAATGCAGTTGATGGGGTAGTGAACCTTTTGCTGAGGTTGACGTACGCTGTTATCGGCTTCCCTATCGGCGTAAATGCTATGGCCAAAAGCGCTATCACCAGCACAATGACTATCCATTCGAAGTACGCTTTCTGATCCAGCTCTTTAAACAATATCCCGAAGCGTTTCAGGATCCCTGGCAGGAAGTCCATGACTGCGACCGCTATGAGCGCAAGCAGAGGAGCGCTTACTGTTATAGGTATGCCCAATATGCTAGGGATCCTGCCTGAAAGGGTCGCGTGGTATGGGTGGTATGCAATCAGGAACAACGATATGACAAAAAGCACTATTATGTTCATTTGATAGAAATACTTGCTGTTTTTCCTGTGGAGTATGTTTACGATTCCCTGTATCAATATGTATATGGCAAGCACGCCTGCGTCTACAGTATAATAGTGCGCGCCTAGGAACGTGGTAACAAAAGCTATGCCTGCCAGTATCGCAAGCCTTTTGCTTTTCATGTCTTTTATTGCAAGCAGGTATGCAGCAAAGAAGAAGAATAGGGTGAATATGCCCCATGGCTCGAGCAGCTGCTCCCCTGAGACGAAGGTAGTAAACAGCACAGGCATGGTTGCTGTTAGGGTAGCGCCTATCAGCGCTATTTTGTTGCCATATTCATAGTAAAGCAGCACGAATATTGCGAATACAAGCAGTGCAGCGCTTATTGGAGGGTACACGCCCCCTATATAGCTCATTAGCGTTGTAGAGAAAGTCGCATGGTGCGGGCCCAGTGTGTTTGCCAAGTCGTACCAGTAAGCTTCCAGATAAGGCACGATTGGCTGGATGCGCATGTTTGTGCCTGCTGCAACTACAGGCCATGCGCTAGGAGACAGGTACACCTGATATCCTAAGGTAAGTATTGATTCAGCGGCGAGCATGTCGAAATACGGGTCGAATTCGAAGAATTTCGGCGTTATGCCTACGCTCATCATCCTTGTGCCGAACACAATGATCATCAGCAGTGCGAGCACAACGTATGTCCAGTTTATGCTTGTGTGCTTGACTACCTTGGCTTCCGGCTCCGTCGAGAGTTTTTTCAGCAGTATTGCCTCTTCCTGCTCATGGTCCTGCATCAGCCTTTCATGCTCGTCGTGCTGCAGCCTTGCTATGCGCTCCTTGTCCTCTTCGCTAAGGTTTATTGCATTAAGCTCCCGCGAATGCCTGTCTTCGAGCAGTTTCTCTTCCTGCACGTGCTTTTCTATGATGGCCCTTGCGGAATCGTATGCCTTAAGTTCTGACCTTATGCCTTCAAGCGTGCGCTTGGCCTGGACTTTCATGTCTTCGACAAGCTTTTCTTCAGTGGCTGCCTCGGTTCTCCTGGACGCGGAAGGCTTGACGTAGCTTCCAAGCTTTGATGGTGTGAATACGCCCTGCCAGACGCAAAGCACTATGCCGATTAGCGAAAGCACTGCGGCATTGGTCTCAAAAAGCGCAAGAGAGAACGCGAAAAAGTGTATATAATTCATAAAATAAGACTCAATCCATACTGCAGTCGGGGTAGCGACAAGGCCGAATATGAAGCCTATGACTGACTTCTCGAACAGGCCAAACTTTGTCCTGTTGAGCAGCGCAAGGGCGAATAGCTCCCCAGGTATGAATAGGGTCAAAAATGCTATAATGCCTATTAATATTATATCCATTTACAAACCTTGACGGCTTTTTACACTGCGAGCTGGCAATTAGCTGTTGAGTATGGACTTTGGTATCTCTATGGCTTTTATCTCGCGGTCTGGGAATACCGTGCCTGGAGGCACAATTCTGACCTTGACGCCGATGGCGCCATATTTTGGATATGCGGTGGCCCGCCCTTCCAGCACAAGGTTGGTTATGTCTCCGGCTTTAGGTATGTAACCTACGCTCTTCCTTATGACTTTTGCCCTGGCGCCCTTCGCAGCGAGCTTGCCGCTTATTATTATCTCAGCGCCTAGTGCACCGTTTTCCATTATGCTCTTAAGCGTGAACTGTATTATCTTTCTTGGGTTTATAGAGCGCTCCAGCTTGAATGTTATGTCTTTTGCTACAAGCAGCGGCTCTAGCATTTTGTTTTGGATCTCGACAACGCTTATTTGCGGGTTGTTGATGCTGAATTTGTTCTTTATTGTTTCCGTAAGCTCGTTTATGTTCTTGCCTACGCGCCCTATTACCCTTCCCGGATTCAGTACGTAAACCGTTATTCTCGTGAGCACTGGCGTTTTCTGTATTTCTACGCGTGAAAAGCCAGCCCTGCTTAGCTCAGAGCTCAAGTATTTCGATATGTTCATCTTGATTATTGAATCGTCTATGAATTTCATTTCTATGCCCACAGTATCACGCGTTTTTTGCTTCTATGGCAGCTTCCTGCTGCTGTTTTTTGCTTTCTTTCTCTTTGACAGGTTTGC
This genomic interval carries:
- a CDS encoding 30S ribosomal protein S3, giving the protein MGIEMKFIDDSIIKMNISKYLSSELSRAGFSRVEIQKTPVLTRITVYVLNPGRVIGRVGKNINELTETIKNKFSINNPQISVVEIQNKMLEPLLVAKDITFKLERSINPRKIIQFTLKSIMENGALGAEIIISGKLAAKGARAKVIRKSVGYIPKAGDITNLVLEGRATAYPKYGAIGVKVRIVPPGTVFPDREIKAIEIPKSILNS